Genomic window (Vibrio coralliirubri):
CCCGAGATTTTAACTGCGCTAGCAAAATCAAGACCGCCAGACATTTCGCCAAGATCGACGTGATCTTTCACTTCAAAGTCGTAAGTCTTAGGTTGACCCCAACGAGAAACTTCTACGTTATCGTCTTCATCTTTACCATCAGGCACTTCTGCATCAGGTAGGTTGGGAATAGACATTGTGATCGTTTCTAGCTCAGATTGAAGGTCAGCCAATGCTACTTTAGCTTGGTCTAGTTCTGCGCCTAAGTTGCCTACTTCTGCAAGGATACGCTCAGCTTCTTCATGGTCGCCTTTTGCTTTCGCTTGACCAATGGACTTCGATCGAGAGTTACGTAACGCTTGTAGCTCTTCAGTTTTCATCTGAAGGGACTTACGTTTTTCTTCAAGTTCACGAATTGTCTCTACATCAAGGGTGAAGCCTCGACGTGCTAATTTTGCCGCTGTTTCATCCAGCTCAGCTCGAAGTAATTTAGAATCCAGCATTGCTAATCCTATGCTTTAGTTATTTGAATATTCAGTAGTTTGCTACTGAATCACTGCTAAACCCCTAAAACTGGTGCTATTTCGACCAATTTATAACGATTTAATTGAAATTTTATGACTAGGTAACGATATCCAAAAAAGACTACTTTTCATAGCGTTTTTGTGGGCTTTTTGCGTCCAAATCCGCCAGATAATCTAGCTTCTCGCCAATTTTGGTCTCTAAGCCTCGTTTTGTTGGGAAATAGTATTGCTTCTCTCCCATTTCAGGAGGCAGATATTTTTCACCCGCCGCGTAGGCTCCTGGTTCGTCATGAGCATAACGGTATTCTTGCCCGTAGCCCATGTCCTTCATCAAAGTTGTCGGTGCATTTCGTAAATGATGCGGCACTTCATATTCAGGAAGGTTGTGAGCATCTGTTAGAGCTTGCTTCCACGCGGTGTAAACAGCATTACTCTTTGGTGCACATGCGAGATAGACTACCGCCTGAGCAATCGCACGCTCCCCTTCGGCAGGGCCAATACGAGTGAAGCAATCCCAAGCCGACATCGCAACCTGCATTGCTCTTGGGTCAGCGTTGCCAATATCTTCAGAAGCAATCGCTAGCAAACGTCTTACGATATACAAAGGGTCGCAACCCGCAGCAATCATTCTTGCTGACCAATACAAGGCCGCATCAGGGTTTGAGCCACGAATTGACTTATGAACCGCCGATATTAGGTCGTACCAAATATCGCCCTTGTTATCGAAACGAGCGACTTTCTCACCAGCCACTTCAGCCAACAACTGCAAGGTTATCGCTTTCTCGCCTCTATCGTTATCTTCTGCCATGTCATACAGCAGTTCAAGGTAGTTAAGCGACATACGTGCGTCACCGTTAACCAGTTCCGCAAGGCGATCTAAAACATTATCAGCAAAATCAGCAGGCACATCACCTAACCCGCGTTGCTTGTCTTCAATCGCTTGGCGAATGACGAGAGAAATATCATCTGTATTCAGGGACGTCAGTTTGTATACACGCGCACGTGACAACAAAGCGTTGTTCAATTCAAAAGAAGGGTTTTCTGTCGTCGCACCAATAAAGGTCACGGTGCCATCTTCGATATGAGGCAGAAAAGCATCTTGCTGACTTTTGTTAAAGCGATGGACTTCGTCCACAAACAGGATCGTTCTGCGCCCTGCTTGCTTGTTTTCACGCGCTTTTTCAATCGCAATACGGATGTCTTTTACGCCCGAGGTTACCGCCGATACGCGTTCCACTTCAGCATTGGCATAGTTTGCTGCTACTTCGGCTAACGTCGTTTTACCGGTGCCCGGAGGCCCCCACAAAATCATCGAGTGGATATGGCCCGCTTCCAATGCTCTGCGAAGTGGTTTACCTGGGCCTAATATATGCTGCTGACCGATGTACTGTTCGACAGTTTCCGGTCTCATACGAGCAGCAAGGGGACGAAAATCTTCGTCCCCCGCAAAATCTAAGCTGTAATTACTCAATTGCAATCTCTTGATTCGTTGATGGCATTGATGCCTATCGACGTACTACCAAACGATCTGCTTGTTTAGATCAGTTTCTTTGGTCGTCGACCTCGACACCTTCCGGTGCCACAAAAGTAAAGCGGTCTGCTGCAGGTTTACCCAAGTCAACATTGCTAAAGGTAAACTCACCTTTTTGACCGTCTTGTTCAATCACATTAAAGCCCTGAACAATGCCCTTTTCGGTGATATTAATCTGGAAGTCGCCCTGATTAGAATCGACAGCGGTTGGCGTTAGCGTAAATTGGTTACCCGTTTGCGCCACATTATAGTTATCCCAATCGCTTTCTTGGTTACGTGTAAGTAGGACAAAAGGTGTTTGTGAAGTCGCTTGCTCTTGCCAGTAAATGCTCACTTGCTCAATGAACGGGCTGTAGTACCACAAGCTTTGGCCATCAGATACCAACAAGTTTTCATCAGGGAACGTGGTCTCCCAGCGGAACAAGCTTGGGCGTGCAATCTCAACCGTGCCCTCACCTTCCATAACAACATCACCATCAGGGCTGGTCACGACTTGTTTAAAGTCAGCGCTGAAGCCTGCGTTTAATGCCAAGCGGCTACTCAACTCTTCTTTCGGAGAAGCAAACACTGAGAAGCTCATAAATAAAAGTGCGAATACTTTTTTCATCAATAATCCTGTTAGAACATAAATCGGTCATATTTTCGATTTGACCGACTTAATGGGTATAAGTTCATAGGGCGTGTTGACCTTTCGTGGTTGAATTTTGTTCGAGATAAAAGCGTTTTAATCGCGGCGAGGGGGAAGTAGCCTAGTAATTCTAAGCAAATCTCCCTCAACAAAGAGTAAAACGCTTTTAGCCGAACCCTTCGGGCAGCGTTTGCTGGTCATTTCTACTACGTTATCGGCTTCTCATGTAGGCTAGCTACACATCAAAGCCTCTGCCTTGTATAAATACCCAGCAACTCGCTGCAAAAATCAGCTCGAAAGATCTACACGCCCTAGTAGAACTAATCTTTTGGTGGCGCTGGTGCTAAGACTTCTCGGTTACCGTTATGACCTGGAGCACTTACGATACCTTGAGCTTCAAGTTGCTCGACAATACGTGCAGCACGGTTGTAGCCAATCTTGAATCGACGTTGTACGCCTGAAACTGAGCCACGACGTGAATGAACAACGTGTTCTACCACCTGATCAAACAGAGGATCGACCTCTTCATCACCTTCCATCTTCTCACCCGGAAGCAAGGTTTCAGGGGTTTGTTCGCCGTTGGTGATCTCATCAATATAGTTTGGCTTACCACGCGCTTTCCAGTTATTCACAACTGCGTGTACATCGTCATCAGATGCAAAAGCACCGTGAACGCGAGTTGTATGACTAGAGCCCGGTGGCAAGTAAAGCATATCACCCATGCCCAATAGTGATTCGGCACCACCTTGATCAAGGATAGTTCGTGAATCCGTTTTGGTTGATACCGTAAAGGCCACACGGGTTGGAATGTTCGCTTTGATAAGGCCAGTAATAACATCTACAGATGGGCGTTGCGTCGCTAGGATCAAGTGAACACCTGCCGCACGTGCTTTTTGTGCCAAACGCGCAATCAGTTCTTCAACTTTCTTACCGACCACCATGATTAGGTCGGCAAATTCATCAACGATAACCACAATGTAAGGCAGCTTCTCAAGTAATGGTGCTTCAGGGTCCATGCTGTCGCCCGGCTTCCACAGTGGATCGTGAATTGGGTGACCCGCTTCCGCTGCCATTTTAAGCTTATCGTTGTAACCTTTAATATTACGAACGCCTAACGCTGACATCAGCTTATAACGACGTTCCATCTCGCCAACACACCAACGAAGGGCATTCGACGCATCTTTCATGTCAGTTACCACTTCAGACAATAGATGAGGGATGCCTTCATAAACCGATAGCTCAAGCATTTTCGGGTCGATCATGATGAAGCGAACATCTTCCGGTGATGCTTTGTAAAGCATACTCAGAATCATTACGTTCACACCTACCGACTTACCAGAACCGGTTGTACCTGCAACCAGAACGTGAGGCATTTTCGATAGATCAGCAATAACGGCTTCACCTGCGATGTCTTGTCCTAGAACCACTGTTGTTGGCGATTTTGCTTCTTGGAACTGAGGGCTAGCAACCACATCGGAGAAGAATACCGTTTGGCGACTCATGTTCGGCAGTTCTAAGCCAACATAAGGTTTACCCGGAATCACTTCTACGACACGTACTGCCAAGGCAGATAGTGAACGCGCCAAGTCCATAGAAAGGCCAGAGATACGGCTTACTTTCACGCCCGGCGCCAGATCGAGCTCGAATCGAGTGATTACTGGACCAGGGAAAATATCAACCACATCGGCTTTGATCTTGTAATCCGCTAGCTTAGATTCCACAAGGCGAGCAATTGCCTCTAATGCGTCACGGTCAATAAAGGTTTCACGCTTTTCAGGATGGAATAACAATTCAAGCGTTGGTAATGGCTCAGCAGGCTTCGGTAAATTAACATCTTGTTGAACCAAGAACGGATTCTGCGTCGCTGCCATATTCGCTTGTGCTTCAGAGACAATGCTTTGGAATGCTGCGACATCTTGATCTTGATGAGCAGATTCTTCTTCCGTTACTTCTTCCCAAGGAAGATCAACAGCTGGCTCTAGGCTTTGTGCTGTTGGCTGTTCAGGCTCTGAATGTTCTTCTTGATAAGTGAAAGGTTCAAACTGTTCTTCGGTTAATGCTGCGCCAGCTAATTCAGCTTCAGTCTGCTCAGACTCAAAATCTGAACCCTGTTGGTAGCTTTGCTCTTCCGTCACATCAAACGGTGAAGGTTGTGCAGAGAAATCGTCTTCCACTGTTGCTTCTGGCTCGCCCATAGGTGAAGCGTATAAAGATTCAGGTTGAACATCTTCAGCACCGAATTCGCCATTTACTTGTGGTGAGCTATCTAATTCTGGCTCAGCACTTTCAAGGTCAGCTTGAGCAGAGCTAACTTCTGACTGTTCGTTCTGCATGTATTGTTGGTAAGCAACCTGAGAATCATGCGCGTCGAGCTGATCTTGTTCTGCTAGATCATCTTCATACATGGCCGCATTTTCTAGTTGCTCGATCGTTGCATTCAACTGTTTAGAGCGCTCAATACCTTCTTCTAACTGTTCTTCTGGCGCTTGGTAAACAGGTGCTGCAGGGATCGGTTGCTCTGGTTCAATTACCGCTTGAGGCTGAACCTGAGGTTCTTCATGAACAGAAACTTCTTGCTTCGCTGGAGCTTCGACAGGCATATGAATGTTGTAATGACGCTTCGGCGATGCAGCATTGTCTCGCGCATTTGTCGCCACGTCTGAAGAATCATTAGTCGCAGAAAAACTCATCGCAGGATCTAGCGGGTCATGCTCTGTTGATTCTTTGTTGTCTTCTATAGCAGGAACATCGCGGTAAGTTGGCTCTTGATGCTGGTGATGACGTTCCTCGATTAAATCGCGGTCTGCTGATTCTCTTAATTGAGGCTCAAGCAGCTCTTGGTCTTGGCCACGAGCCTTATTAACAGCAGAAGTGAAAAATTTGATGGCACATTCACCCAACCATTCCACAATACTTAACCAAGAAATACCAGTTAATAGAGTAAAGCCAGCACCCCATAAGAAAAGAAGAACCAGCGTACTACCAAGAACATTCAACGTTGGAAGAGCAAGGCTTGTTAAGACGTCGCCCACTACGCCACCGGATGAAAAGTACCAGATGTCGTCAAAGTTGATATCCGCGAGACCACAGCTCGTAAGAATTAGGATAGTCAGGCCAAGCAAGCGAGTGCCCCACAGCATGAAGTCGATCTGCTCGTCTTCATTACGTTTGCGGAATAATACCCACGCTGCAACCGTCACTAAGATAGGCAAAGGGTAAGCCAAAGAGCCAAATACGAAGAAAAGCGTATCCGCCAACCAAGCACCTAGGTAGCCACCCGCATTTTGAATGTCACCACCCCACGCCGTTTGCGACCATGATGGGTCTGCAGGACTAAAAGTTAATAACGCAACGGCAAGTAGAATAGAGAAGAGAACACCGAGAATCAGACTGCACTCTTTGAGACGTTGAGAACCACTCAAACGAGGAGACTGAGGCTCTTCACTCGTTTTAATGATTGTTTCTACTTTATTACTGCTCTGCTTGAACATAAACCAACTTAATAATTAAACGGGATAAAAACATCTCGAGCGGCCAAAGCCGCTCGTTTCAATGAAACTACTGTTGATTTAACCATATCAAACAGAAAAACCCAATTCCAGAAAGCAAGAAAGCGGAACAAATGTCCGCTTTCTTTCATTTCACCAATTGTGACTAACGAGTTTTAATCACAAGTTGATTAGTTTGTTTCACTTCTTCCATTACTACGTAAGTTCGAGTGTCGTTTACGCCCGGTAGACGAAGTAACGTATCACCCAGTAGCTTACGGTAAGCACCCATATCAGATACACGTGTTTTTAGAAGATAGTCAAAATCACCCGACACTAAATGACACTCTTGGATGTCATCCAGTTTCTGCACAGCGGTGTTGAATTGTTCGAACACATCTGGCGCACCACGGTTCAACGTAATTTCAACAAACACTAACAGTGAAGCATCAAGGTACTGTGGGTTCAGCAACGCTGTATACCCAGTAATGTAACCTTGACGTTCTAAACGACGAACACGTTCAAGACATGGAGTTGGAGAAAGTCCTACTCGTTTTGAGAGTTCAACGTTTGAGATACGACCGTCTTTTTGCAACTCATTAAGAATGTTGCGGTCAATACGATCTAGTTCCTTGGACGGCTTCTTATAATTGTCTGCCATTTTTTATTCCACCTTATTACTTCCTTGCAAAAAAATATACTACAACTTTTTAATATTCAGTATCAAATTTTATCTGAACCTATCTATACTAGATATTAATTCGACAGAATTACCCTACACATAGATAAAACAACCAAAATAAAATGAGGAGTCAGGATGATCATTGGCGTACCTAAGGAAATCAAGAACCACGAATACCGCGTTGGTATGACCCCAGCTAGCGTGAGAGAACTAATCTCACACGGCCACCAAGTTTTTGTAGAAACCAATGCCGGTACTGGTATCGGTTTTTCAGACGATGATTACATCGCTGTAGGCGCATCCATTCTTCCTACTGCTGCTGACGTTTTCGCGAAAGCAGAGATGATTGTAAAGGTTAAAGAACCCCAAGCTGTCGAGCGAGCTATGCTTCGCGAAGGGCAAATATTATTTACCTATTTACACCTTGCACCAGATTTTCCACAAACTGAAGAGCTTATCAAGAGCAAAGCTGTCTGCGTAGCCTATGAGACTGTAACAGATAATATGGGTCGCTTGCCACTATTAGCACCAATGTCTGAAGTGGCTGGTCGCATGTCTATTCAAGCAGGTGCACAAACATTAGAGAAATCTAACGGTGGTTGTGGTCTTCTTCTTGGTGGCGTTCCAGGTGTTGAACCAGCAAAAGTTGTTGTTGTTGGTGGCGGTGTTGTAGGTGCTAACGCAGCACGTATGGCTGTAGGCCTTCGCGCTGATGTTACAATTCTTGACCGTAACGTAGATACACTGCGTCGTCTTGATGAAGAATTCCAAGGTCGCGCAAAAGTGGTTTATTCTACTGAAGACGCTATTGAGAAGCATGTTCTAGAAGCAGACCTAGTGATTGGTGCAGTACTAATCCCTGGTGCAGCAGCGCCAAAACTGGTTACAAAAGAGCACATCGCTAAGATGAAGCCAGGTTCAGCAGTTGTTGACGTTGCAATCGACCAAGGCGGTTGTTTCGAGACTTCTCACGCAACCACTCACGCAGACCCAACTTACATTGTTGATGACGTAGTTCACTACTGTGTTGCAAACATGCCTGGCGCTGTTGCTCGCACTTCAACTTACGCACTAAACAATGCAACACTTCCTTACATTGTTAAGCTAGCGAACAAGGGCTACCGCGAAGCACTTCTATCTGATGAAGGCTTCCTAGAAGGTCTAAACGTTATTCACGGTAAAGTAACTTGTAAAGAAGTTGCAGAGAGCTTTGACCTTGAATACGTAGACCCAGCAAAAGCAATCGCAATGTTTAACTAATGATGTAATGACTACCTGAACGCAATAATCTTCTCGTTGAAGCGTTCAGTTAACTCATACACATTAAACAAAAAGCCAGTACGACATAATGTCGCGCTGGCTTTTTTGCATTTATGACTTTATTTGTATTTATAGCTTTATTTTGCATTACTGGATTTAGGTCGAAAAAACACGAATAGACTGTTTACCACTAGCGCTCGATTTTCACCCCATGAATCAATAGGTTTCTTGGCGTAATACTGCGTTCGCAGAACTCTTCAATCGAAGCTTCATAACCTTGTTCTTGAAGGTAGATAGCGCGATCTAAAGCCAGCCATATCTCTAATGGTCGTCTAAAAACTTGTTGAACCAAACTCAGCTTCTCCATTTCCCAGAAAAGCGCTTCGCCTTGAATCAAATAAGATGCAAAATCAATATCTGAACCCAGCGATAGCTCTTTCACTTCAGATGCCCAGCGGCAGAAGGATTCAAAACCCTCAGCTAACTCTGATTTTTTGATGCTCGGTACAGGAATGTATTCTTCAATATGAAGTTCAGCCTTAAGTAACTGGCTGAAGCCTAGACGATAACTCATCTCTAGTTGGCGATGTCTCTTTACTCTTTCACCACCAGTCACGGTTTCTTGAAGCGGGATTCTTAAGTCGCTCTTACTTAACGTTAATGCTGATCTTTTCGCGACAGAAGACATCGCTTGGTAGTTTTCGTCTCGAATAAGATGATAACAACAAGGAGAAATAGTGACCGCTGGTAGCCCATGTGACACTGACTTTTTAACTAGCTCAACATGAAGATCGCCACAAGCATGAAGGGCTACGGCATGTTGGTACGAATTAAACACGTCATCGGCCTTGTCTGAAAACGCATCTCCTTGAACAAAATTCATCGCTAACTTCTGGTCATCCGCAATCTTTTGTCCGCTTTCGCATAATGATTGCTGCCATTCAAAGCTCGTGACTTTTTGAGCAGATTGTTGAGATAGGATTCGACCAAGAAAGCCTTTACCAGAACACCACTCGAGCCACTCTTTGCCATGATGATGACCTAATGCAGCCTCGCCCATTGCGACAATTTGATGTAGCTTTCGACCAGGAATACCATCAGCAGTACCACGTGGGAGGTCTAAACCAACCAAAGCTGTGTTATTGAACTGGATGTTTTGGGTAGCAGTATCTAATTCAGGTAGGAAACGAGTCAGTTCCTTAATCAAAAGCTGAGGCTGCTCTTTTAAGGTTTGAATGCTTTCATTATCTAAGCTTTGTAACCAATCAACGAGTGGACGATTGACCTCTTTCCACGGCTGCTGTTGAGTTTGGCATAGGTGAAAAGGCTCTGAACGCCAGTAAATCTGGTGTTCTAGCAAAAATGAATCGAGTATTTTAAATCGTGAATGCATGCTTCCCCCTATGATGCGTGGATTGTAGGGGTAAGAGGTCGAAATGGAAAGGATCGATAAAGAAAACGAAAGCTAAAAGCCCAAAAGAGAAACGGCCTGCAAATACAGGCCGAATAAGAATCTAGATTTACACGATGAGATTAACGAACTGGCAGCTCGATATCTTTAAACATCTCCTCGATCTCTTCATTCGATTTCAAAGAAATAGCTTGCTCAACCACAGGGCGAGTCAAGTGCGGTGCAAAACGCTCCATAAAATCAAACATGTAAGAACGCAGGAAGGTGCCTTTTCTAAAGCCAATACTGGTTGTGCTCGCACCAAATAGATGGCTCGCATCAATCGCAACCAAATCAGTATCTTGCTCGTGGTCAATCGCCATACTTGCGATTACACCAACACCAATACCCATACGAACATAGGTTTTGATTACGTCTGCATCGGTCGCGGTAAACACAACACGCGGTGTTAACCCAACTTTGTTGAACGCGGTATCAAGCTCAGAACGACCAGTAAAACCAAACACGTAGGTCACTAGGGAATAAGCCGCAAGATCTTCGATCGTGATATTACGCTTCTGTGCCAGAGGGTGATCCTTGGTCACGACGATCGAACGGTTCCAGTGGTAACAAGGCAGCATAATCGCATCTTGGTAAAGATGCAGCGCTTCCGTTGCAATCGCAAAATTCGCAGTACCCTTAGCGACGGCTTCTGACATTTGGCTTGGCGTGCCTTGGTGCATGTGAAGCGATACTTTTGGGTAGCGCGCCGTGAAACCTTTAATTACATCAGGCAGTGCATAACGAGCTTGAGTATGAGTCGTTGAAATATTCAATGTACCCATCTCTGGATGAGTGTGCTCACCCGCTACCGCTTTAATACTTTCAACGCGCGCCAAAATCTCTTGAGAGATACGAATGATATCCTCACCCGCTTGGGTAACCTGCGTTAAATGCTTGCCGCTACGCTCAAAAATCTGAATGCCTAGTTCGTCTTCAAGTAATCTAACTTGCTTACTAATGCCAGGCTGAGATGTGTACAAACTCTCTGCTGTAGCTGAAACATTTAGGTTATGGTTTACAACCTCAACAATGTACTTCAGTTGCTGTAACTTCATATCTAACCTCGTAATCCTTTACTCATTTCTGTGCTAACTTATTTGCAAAGAGAGCGTTATAGTCGCGTGTAATATAATTAATAGTTATAACGCTTCGAACACAAAAATGACAGGAAAATTGAGTTTTTCTAGCTTAACAAACAAAAACATCACTAACGCTTTGCAACCCAACCCTCATTCTCATACATTAGTTGGTAAGTTTTGATTGCCGATTTCGCTCAACAAGAGATAATCAGAAATTGCAATTTACGAGTGCCGATACACAATGGAATCGTGTATCCTCTCCAGTTAGCTATAGAAAATAATAAGCAGACTCAAATATATGAATATTGGTTTAATAATCGCCTTAGTAGCCGTTCTTTTGGTGTTAGTTTTAGGCTACAACATCATGCTTCAATATAAAGTTAAGGTAGAAACAGCGAAGAAACAGGAAGCTTCTCGTTATCTAACCATTATTGACGGTACAGAAGAACTGATTGGCAACGCTCACCACATGCCGTT
Coding sequences:
- the ald gene encoding alanine dehydrogenase → MIIGVPKEIKNHEYRVGMTPASVRELISHGHQVFVETNAGTGIGFSDDDYIAVGASILPTAADVFAKAEMIVKVKEPQAVERAMLREGQILFTYLHLAPDFPQTEELIKSKAVCVAYETVTDNMGRLPLLAPMSEVAGRMSIQAGAQTLEKSNGGCGLLLGGVPGVEPAKVVVVGGGVVGANAARMAVGLRADVTILDRNVDTLRRLDEEFQGRAKVVYSTEDAIEKHVLEADLVIGAVLIPGAAAPKLVTKEHIAKMKPGSAVVDVAIDQGGCFETSHATTHADPTYIVDDVVHYCVANMPGAVARTSTYALNNATLPYIVKLANKGYREALLSDEGFLEGLNVIHGKVTCKEVAESFDLEYVDPAKAIAMFN
- the lrp gene encoding leucine-responsive transcriptional regulator Lrp produces the protein MADNYKKPSKELDRIDRNILNELQKDGRISNVELSKRVGLSPTPCLERVRRLERQGYITGYTALLNPQYLDASLLVFVEITLNRGAPDVFEQFNTAVQKLDDIQECHLVSGDFDYLLKTRVSDMGAYRKLLGDTLLRLPGVNDTRTYVVMEEVKQTNQLVIKTR
- a CDS encoding replication-associated recombination protein A — translated: MQLSNYSLDFAGDEDFRPLAARMRPETVEQYIGQQHILGPGKPLRRALEAGHIHSMILWGPPGTGKTTLAEVAANYANAEVERVSAVTSGVKDIRIAIEKARENKQAGRRTILFVDEVHRFNKSQQDAFLPHIEDGTVTFIGATTENPSFELNNALLSRARVYKLTSLNTDDISLVIRQAIEDKQRGLGDVPADFADNVLDRLAELVNGDARMSLNYLELLYDMAEDNDRGEKAITLQLLAEVAGEKVARFDNKGDIWYDLISAVHKSIRGSNPDAALYWSARMIAAGCDPLYIVRRLLAIASEDIGNADPRAMQVAMSAWDCFTRIGPAEGERAIAQAVVYLACAPKSNAVYTAWKQALTDAHNLPEYEVPHHLRNAPTTLMKDMGYGQEYRYAHDEPGAYAAGEKYLPPEMGEKQYYFPTKRGLETKIGEKLDYLADLDAKSPQKRYEK
- a CDS encoding methyltransferase yields the protein MHSRFKILDSFLLEHQIYWRSEPFHLCQTQQQPWKEVNRPLVDWLQSLDNESIQTLKEQPQLLIKELTRFLPELDTATQNIQFNNTALVGLDLPRGTADGIPGRKLHQIVAMGEAALGHHHGKEWLEWCSGKGFLGRILSQQSAQKVTSFEWQQSLCESGQKIADDQKLAMNFVQGDAFSDKADDVFNSYQHAVALHACGDLHVELVKKSVSHGLPAVTISPCCYHLIRDENYQAMSSVAKRSALTLSKSDLRIPLQETVTGGERVKRHRQLEMSYRLGFSQLLKAELHIEEYIPVPSIKKSELAEGFESFCRWASEVKELSLGSDIDFASYLIQGEALFWEMEKLSLVQQVFRRPLEIWLALDRAIYLQEQGYEASIEEFCERSITPRNLLIHGVKIER
- the cysB gene encoding HTH-type transcriptional regulator CysB gives rise to the protein MKLQQLKYIVEVVNHNLNVSATAESLYTSQPGISKQVRLLEDELGIQIFERSGKHLTQVTQAGEDIIRISQEILARVESIKAVAGEHTHPEMGTLNISTTHTQARYALPDVIKGFTARYPKVSLHMHQGTPSQMSEAVAKGTANFAIATEALHLYQDAIMLPCYHWNRSIVVTKDHPLAQKRNITIEDLAAYSLVTYVFGFTGRSELDTAFNKVGLTPRVVFTATDADVIKTYVRMGIGVGVIASMAIDHEQDTDLVAIDASHLFGASTTSIGFRKGTFLRSYMFDFMERFAPHLTRPVVEQAISLKSNEEIEEMFKDIELPVR
- a CDS encoding DNA translocase FtsK 4TM domain-containing protein, with the translated sequence MFKQSSNKVETIIKTSEEPQSPRLSGSQRLKECSLILGVLFSILLAVALLTFSPADPSWSQTAWGGDIQNAGGYLGAWLADTLFFVFGSLAYPLPILVTVAAWVLFRKRNEDEQIDFMLWGTRLLGLTILILTSCGLADINFDDIWYFSSGGVVGDVLTSLALPTLNVLGSTLVLLFLWGAGFTLLTGISWLSIVEWLGECAIKFFTSAVNKARGQDQELLEPQLRESADRDLIEERHHQHQEPTYRDVPAIEDNKESTEHDPLDPAMSFSATNDSSDVATNARDNAASPKRHYNIHMPVEAPAKQEVSVHEEPQVQPQAVIEPEQPIPAAPVYQAPEEQLEEGIERSKQLNATIEQLENAAMYEDDLAEQDQLDAHDSQVAYQQYMQNEQSEVSSAQADLESAEPELDSSPQVNGEFGAEDVQPESLYASPMGEPEATVEDDFSAQPSPFDVTEEQSYQQGSDFESEQTEAELAGAALTEEQFEPFTYQEEHSEPEQPTAQSLEPAVDLPWEEVTEEESAHQDQDVAAFQSIVSEAQANMAATQNPFLVQQDVNLPKPAEPLPTLELLFHPEKRETFIDRDALEAIARLVESKLADYKIKADVVDIFPGPVITRFELDLAPGVKVSRISGLSMDLARSLSALAVRVVEVIPGKPYVGLELPNMSRQTVFFSDVVASPQFQEAKSPTTVVLGQDIAGEAVIADLSKMPHVLVAGTTGSGKSVGVNVMILSMLYKASPEDVRFIMIDPKMLELSVYEGIPHLLSEVVTDMKDASNALRWCVGEMERRYKLMSALGVRNIKGYNDKLKMAAEAGHPIHDPLWKPGDSMDPEAPLLEKLPYIVVIVDEFADLIMVVGKKVEELIARLAQKARAAGVHLILATQRPSVDVITGLIKANIPTRVAFTVSTKTDSRTILDQGGAESLLGMGDMLYLPPGSSHTTRVHGAFASDDDVHAVVNNWKARGKPNYIDEITNGEQTPETLLPGEKMEGDEEVDPLFDQVVEHVVHSRRGSVSGVQRRFKIGYNRAARIVEQLEAQGIVSAPGHNGNREVLAPAPPKD
- the lolA gene encoding outer membrane lipoprotein chaperone LolA: MKKVFALLFMSFSVFASPKEELSSRLALNAGFSADFKQVVTSPDGDVVMEGEGTVEIARPSLFRWETTFPDENLLVSDGQSLWYYSPFIEQVSIYWQEQATSQTPFVLLTRNQESDWDNYNVAQTGNQFTLTPTAVDSNQGDFQINITEKGIVQGFNVIEQDGQKGEFTFSNVDLGKPAADRFTFVAPEGVEVDDQRN